The Labilithrix sp. nucleotide sequence AGCCGGTCGGCCCCTGCGCCGAGCCCACGTGCCAGCAGGGGCTCTTCAACTGGTCCAACAGCTACCAGGTGCCGGTCACCGGCGCCAAGCCGTGGGACCTCGCGAATTTCGTCGCGCCGCCGGGGCGCTTCGAGATGGATAAAGGCCCCGGCGGACACATGGACCTCGGCGCGAACAACATGGAGTGGACCTCGTCGCCGGGGCAGCAGTTCGGCGCCGATCCGGCGAGCGATCCTCAATACGGGCCGAAGCGGCGCTGGGCGCGATCGGGCTCGTGGGAGGGCCACTCCGCCAACCACCAGACCTGGCAATTCGCCGTCATGACGAAATATGGCAAAACCGGTGGGCGCTGCGCGCGGGATTGAATGAAGACCCCCGCCCGCTTCTCCAAGCCCGCGCTCCGACTCCAGCCGACCACGTTATGGGATTATCCCTCGCAGCACTACGGCGAAGGGACGCAGGGCGACGCCCGCTTCGTCGGCGCGACGCCATCGTACGTGATCTGGAACCTCGTCGAGCGCTACACGAAAAAAGGCGACCTCGTCGTCGATCCGTTCTGCGGCTCGGGGACGACGCTCGACGTCGCGAAGGACACCGAGCGGCGCGGGCGCGGGTTCGACCTGTCGCCCCAGCGCGCGGACATCGAGCGCGCCGACGCGCGGAAGCTGCCGCTCGAGAACGCCTCCGTCGACCTCGTCTTCATGGATCCGCCGTACGGCGACCATATTCGCTATTCGAACGAGCGCGAGTGCATCGGGAAGCTCTCCGCCTACGATCCCGCGTATTACCGCGCGATGCACCGCGCCGTCCGCGAGGCCGCGCGCGTGCTCCGCCCCGGCGGCGTCTTTGGCCTCTACGTCTGCGACTACTTCGAAAAGAAGAAGGGATTCGCGCCGGTCGGCTTTCAGCTCTTCATGAGCGTCGCGGAGTCGTTCGAGATCCTCGACGTCGTGAGCGTCACCCGTCACAACAAGACGCTCGAGATGGGGAATTACCGGAAGGCGGCCGAGGAAGGGAACTTCTTCCTCCGCGGCTTCAATTACCTGTTCATCGGGCGCCGGCCCGAGGCCGCCGCGTCGAAGAGGAGGCGATAAGATGCGACGGAGCGCGATTGCCCTCTTGCCTTTCGCGGTGTGCGCCGGCCTCGCGTGCAACGCGATCACCGGCGAGCACGAGCGCGTCCTCGCGGCCGAGGTCGACGACGAGCGCGACGGCGGCGACGGCCGCCCCGACACCGGGAGCCCGCCCGGCACGGAGGAGGACACCGGCGCCCCGCCGGTCACCGAGCCCGACGCGGGCGACGCGGGCCCGACGACGCAGACGGTCACGCTCGGGACCAACTGGCAGAGCCCGAACGGCGCGACGTTCACGATCACGGGCGGCGGGACGAAGATCGCGACGGTGACGGCGCCGAAGTACCACGGCATGCTGCTGCCGGCGACGCCGCCGACGACGGCGAAGGACTACAAGGTCAAGGCGCGCATCCTCGCCAACGAGCAGCACGAATACGGCATCTTCGTCCGCGGGCGCGGGGCCGGCGACACGTTCCAGGCGATCGTGCTCTCGTCGCGCATCAGCAACGCCGCGACGGAGAACCGGCCGTTCATGGCGACGATCACGGTCGCGGAGGACAACCCCGACGTCGCCAACGGCGCCGAGGCGACCCCGTACGCGTTCGCGGCCGGGAAGGTGTGGATCTTCGAGGTCGAGGCGAAGGGCGAGAAGGTCGACGGCACGATCTACCGTGAAGACGATCCCGGCGGCGTCCGGCGCGCGATGACGTTGACGGACAAGACGCCCGCCGGCGAGCGCGGCTCGGGCGTGGGCTTCTACGGCTACGGCGCGGCCAACGCGATCCTGCTCGAGATGACGATCACCTTCTGATCGCGCCGAACGACAGCGCGCCGATCGCGAAGAGGCGCTCGAGCAGCGCGCGCGCCGCCGCGTTCTTCGCCGCCGCGAGGACGCTCGCGCCGTCGTGCCGGCGCGCGCGGCAGAGGAGCTTCGCGAGCGCGCTCGCCTCGCGCGGGACGGCGATCTCCTCGCCCGCGACGTAGAGCCGGAGCGCGCCGCGCGCGGCGGGCAAGAACGCCCAGCGCCCCTCCTCCGAGCGCACCAGCGTCGCGTTCTTCTTCGCGAGCCGCGCCAGGATCTTCTTCGCGTCCGGCGCCGTCCGCGGAGCCTCGAGCGTGTGGCCCGGCTTGAGCCGCGTCGTGTGCGCGGCGAACCAGCGATCGATCGCGTCGTCGGAGAGATCGAGCGAACGGATCATCGCGCGCGCGCGGGCGAGGAGCGCAGGCGGGATCGCGCCCGGCTCGCGCGCGGGCGCGAGCGGCGGATCGGCGAGGAGCTCAGCCGCCCCGGGGCGGCTCGCGGCGGCGGCGGCGAAGGAGGTCCACGCCTCGGCCGCGCTCGGGGCGCGGAAGCCGATCGAGTACGTCAGGCACGGCGACTCCGCGATGCCGTGATGCGCGAAGCCGGGCGGGAGGTAGAGCATGTCGCCGGGGCGGAGCACCTCGTCGCGATCGAGCACCGGGTCGGCGAGGATGCGGAGCACGAGCCCGGGCACGAAGGTGCGGTCCTCGGCCGGCTTCGAGCCCCACTGCCACCGCCGCTCCCCGCGGCCTTGCACGAGGAACACGTCGTAGCTGTCGAGGTGCGGACCGACGCTGCCGCCGCGCTCCGCGTAGCTCACCATCACGTCGTCGACGCGCACGTTCGGGATCCACGAGAACGCGTCGAGGAGGAGCGCCGCGTCGGGGACCCAGCGGTTGACCTCTTGCACGAGGAGCGTCCACTCGCGATCGGGGAGCTCGATGAAGCGGGACTCGGGGTGAGGTCCCCACGCGACGTCCCAGCGGCGGCCCTTGCCGCGCACGATGCGCGACTCCACGCCGTCTTCGCACGCGAGGCCGGCGAGCTCCTCCGGCGTGAGCGGATCGGCGAAGGCGGGGAACGCCTGGCGGACGAGGAGCGGCTTCTTCTGCCAGTATTCGCGCAGGAAGCGGGCGGGCGAGAGTCCTCCGAGCACGCGGCCGGACTATCATGCGTGCGTGAAAGCAGGAATCGCCGCTTCTCTCCTCGTGCGGCAAGTGAAGAACACGGCGGCGTGGCTCTGGACCGATCAGCCCGCGGCGACGCGCGACCTCGACGCGGTCGCGAACAGCGACGGTCCCGCTCCGCTCGGCGCGATGCTGACCGCGCACTGGGCCACCGTCGCGACGTTCGTGCCGACCGACGTCGACGCGCGCATCCGCCACCACGCGTGGCAGGCGATGGCGACGCCGGACGAGGTCGCGGCGGCGTGCGAGCTCGTCGACGCGCGCACGCGCCTCGACGTGCACGCGGTCTCGGCGCGCGTGTTCGACTCGCCGCGCGGCCCGCTCTCGGGCCACGACGGCGAGTGGTTCTCGGTCCGCGCGGGCGCGCTCGCGCGGGCGGCGCAGCTCGGCGACGTCGCGCTCACGGAGCGCGTCGCGGCCGCGATCGACGCGGAGCTCGAGCGCGCGGAGGCGATCTTCGATCATGCGCAGGGCGACGCGCGGGCGACGCTCACGGTCGCGACGATCCTCGCGCACAACCTCGGCGACCTCTCGCGCGTCGTCGCGGACTGGCCGAAGGTCCCTGCCCTCGCGCCATACCGCGACCGCTGGCTCCGCCTCGGCCACGCCGACGCGCCGATCCCGCGCCCCGCCTTCGTCGTCGCGGGCCGGCTCAACAAGGCGATCATGGCGCACGAGAACCACCGCTTCCTCCCGCTGCGGAAGCCGCGCGGCCTCCGCGTCGCGCGCGCGCTCCTGCTCCCGATCGGCCCGTGGCTCGACGCGTGGGGAGAGATGATCGCGACGAGCCCGCACCTCGAGGACAAGGATCGCGCGGAGGTCCTCGAGGCCTTGCTCGAGGTTCACGCGCGCGACGGCAACCAGGAGGGTTGCCTCCGCGCGATCGCGGGGCTTCATCGCGCGACGCGCGGCGGCATCGAGCGCTACGTCCCCGCTCTCCCGGCGCGCATGCGCAAGGACGCGCTCCGCGGCCGCGTCCGCGACGCGCTCGACGTCACCGCGACCCATTTCGCCGCCCGCATCGCGAAGCGCCTCGAAGCCGCACGCCGCTGAGCCGACGGTCGCGCAACTTTGGCGGCGTGATCCTTCATATGTGAAAGATCAGCGGCGCGGCGCGACCTGATCGCGCGAACTTAGGTGTCGGCACGAAGCTCGCTTATCAGGCGAGCGGCACCGCGTGGAGGCGTCTCCCCCCCCGCGCCGTAGCGCGGTGCCGTCTTCTTCCACGCAGTCCCGAGGTTCAGTCGGGGCGGCGGAGCTCGGCGCGGGCTCGGAGGTTCTTGGGGCGGAGGGTGACGAGGGGCTCGATCTCGGCGGGGCCTGCGTGCTCGAGCTCGAAGCGGAGGCGGCGGGCCAGCGTCGCGAGGACGACGTGGCCCTCCATGAGCGCGAAGTGGTTGCCGATGCAGATGCGCGCGCCCGCGCCGAAGGGCATGTACGCGCAGCGCGGGAGCTGCTTCTCGCGATCGTTCATGAAGCGCTCGGGATCGAAGCGCTCCGGATCGGGCCAGAGATCGGCGCGGAGGTGGATGCCCATCACGTTCACGATGACGATCGAGCCCGGGCCGACCTCGTGCTCGCCGATGCGCACGCGCCCGAGCGGACGGCGGCCGATGAGGTAGGCCGGCGGATAGAGGCGCATCGACTCCTTGAAGACCGCGAGCGTGTAGGGGAGCTTCTTGAGGTCGTCGTAGTCGGGCGCGCGGCCGAGGGCGGCGAGCTCGGCCTCCATCTTCGCGCGCACGTCGGGGTGCTTCGCGAGGAGGTAGAACGTCCACGCGAGCGCGTTCGCGGTCGTCTCGTGGCCGGCGAGGAAGAGGCCCATCGCCTCGTCGCGGACCTGACGATCGCTCATCGGCTTGCCGTCCTCGTCGCGCGCCTCGAGCAACATGCTGAGCACGTCGCCGCGGTCCTCGCCGCTCCGGCGATGCGCGTCGATGATGCGATAGACGACGCGATCGAGCCGCTGCACCGCCGCGCGGTACTTGAGGTTCAGCGGCGTGGGGACGATCGGCGGGATCGGGATGAGCGAGCTCATCTGCTCCATCGCGACCTCCATCGAGGTGGCGACCGCCTCGGAGACGGTCTCCGCGTCGGCGCCGACGTCGGTGTCGAAGAGCGTCTTGCCGACGATCTCGAAGGTGAGGCGCATCATCCCTTCGCCGAGGTCGATCCGCTCGCCGTCGCGGAGGCGATCGACGAACCGCTCCGCGAGCGCGCCCATCGTCGCCCCGTACGCCGCGACGCGCTTGTGCGCGAACGCGGGCGCGAGGAGCTTCCGCTGCTTCTCGTGGAGCGGCGCCTCGCTCGTGAGGAGGCCGTCGCCGAGCGCGGGCTTGAGGAAGATCGCCATCCCGGGCGACTTGTGGAACGACGTCTGCTTCGC carries:
- a CDS encoding class I SAM-dependent methyltransferase — translated: MKTPARFSKPALRLQPTTLWDYPSQHYGEGTQGDARFVGATPSYVIWNLVERYTKKGDLVVDPFCGSGTTLDVAKDTERRGRGFDLSPQRADIERADARKLPLENASVDLVFMDPPYGDHIRYSNERECIGKLSAYDPAYYRAMHRAVREAARVLRPGGVFGLYVCDYFEKKKGFAPVGFQLFMSVAESFEILDVVSVTRHNKTLEMGNYRKAAEEGNFFLRGFNYLFIGRRPEAAASKRRR
- a CDS encoding cupin domain-containing protein gives rise to the protein MLGGLSPARFLREYWQKKPLLVRQAFPAFADPLTPEELAGLACEDGVESRIVRGKGRRWDVAWGPHPESRFIELPDREWTLLVQEVNRWVPDAALLLDAFSWIPNVRVDDVMVSYAERGGSVGPHLDSYDVFLVQGRGERRWQWGSKPAEDRTFVPGLVLRILADPVLDRDEVLRPGDMLYLPPGFAHHGIAESPCLTYSIGFRAPSAAEAWTSFAAAAASRPGAAELLADPPLAPAREPGAIPPALLARARAMIRSLDLSDDAIDRWFAAHTTRLKPGHTLEAPRTAPDAKKILARLAKKNATLVRSEEGRWAFLPAARGALRLYVAGEEIAVPREASALAKLLCRARRHDGASVLAAAKNAAARALLERLFAIGALSFGAIRR
- a CDS encoding cytochrome P450 encodes the protein MNTVTTKPIPRDRGTPLVGHLGAFRNDRVGFLQRLAKDHPDVVDLPIGIIRHTVMVQSPALANEILVAKQTSFHKSPGMAIFLKPALGDGLLTSEAPLHEKQRKLLAPAFAHKRVAAYGATMGALAERFVDRLRDGERIDLGEGMMRLTFEIVGKTLFDTDVGADAETVSEAVATSMEVAMEQMSSLIPIPPIVPTPLNLKYRAAVQRLDRVVYRIIDAHRRSGEDRGDVLSMLLEARDEDGKPMSDRQVRDEAMGLFLAGHETTANALAWTFYLLAKHPDVRAKMEAELAALGRAPDYDDLKKLPYTLAVFKESMRLYPPAYLIGRRPLGRVRIGEHEVGPGSIVIVNVMGIHLRADLWPDPERFDPERFMNDREKQLPRCAYMPFGAGARICIGNHFALMEGHVVLATLARRLRFELEHAGPAEIEPLVTLRPKNLRARAELRRPD